In Alistipes ihumii AP11, a genomic segment contains:
- a CDS encoding tetratricopeptide repeat protein: MTLNSTGESFLHYIQDDVFPAVQDIIKCSSCYNIFFGHSYLADYGCFLMKNKSEMFDSYLLLAPESGMVPIFEKSDVADKRIYIAIGNQDAKRRVKFSRHLSTAVKRVADNTNVKMQIFNTATHMSIIPVALTSGINYLYKDLVNKDNMSEFINRKKGIVENYETLCSFNAFYHCKLRNDARTILDLLELSKPCSVEEFETVLEHLPATNGNHHEIIAFEYLNLKCYDKAEAYFNKAIDLYIKEGARNFMNNAYDGLIQLYVEKKEPSSNVDLIYEKAMSSMPGDFDLYFKRGRFNIESEFNNEKGIIFLQKYLSNYNESYRLYPLCDVFYYIALGYFRLGAFQEAQSWIDKSLEKNAGCKKSKLLKNEIYSKIR; the protein is encoded by the coding sequence ATGACGCTGAATTCTACGGGTGAATCGTTTTTGCATTATATACAGGATGACGTTTTCCCGGCAGTACAGGACATCATAAAATGTTCTTCATGTTACAACATTTTTTTCGGACACTCCTATTTGGCTGATTATGGCTGTTTTTTGATGAAGAATAAGTCTGAAATGTTCGATTCGTATTTGCTTTTGGCTCCTGAAAGTGGCATGGTACCTATTTTTGAGAAAAGCGATGTTGCCGATAAACGAATCTATATTGCTATTGGAAATCAAGATGCCAAAAGGAGAGTCAAGTTCTCCCGACATCTATCGACGGCTGTAAAAAGGGTTGCCGACAATACGAACGTAAAGATGCAGATTTTCAACACTGCTACCCATATGTCAATTATTCCCGTAGCACTTACTTCTGGCATCAACTACCTATACAAGGATTTGGTGAACAAAGATAATATGTCCGAATTTATCAACAGGAAGAAAGGCATTGTAGAAAATTATGAGACATTGTGTTCCTTCAATGCCTTTTATCATTGTAAATTGAGAAATGATGCAAGGACCATATTAGACCTTCTGGAATTGTCCAAACCTTGTTCTGTAGAAGAATTTGAAACGGTTCTGGAACATTTACCGGCAACTAATGGGAATCACCATGAAATAATCGCTTTCGAGTACTTGAATTTAAAATGTTATGATAAAGCTGAAGCGTATTTCAATAAAGCTATTGATTTATATATAAAAGAAGGGGCGAGGAATTTCATGAACAACGCTTATGACGGACTGATTCAATTATATGTAGAGAAGAAAGAACCGTCGTCTAACGTGGACCTGATCTACGAAAAGGCTATGAGTTCAATGCCCGGAGATTTTGATTTATATTTCAAAAGAGGAAGGTTCAATATCGAGAGCGAATTTAATAATGAAAAAGGTATAATTTTTCTGCAAAAATACCTGTCGAATTATAACGAATCGTACAGACTGTATCCTTTGTGCGATGTTTTTTATTATATCGCCTTGGGATATTTTCGATTGGGAGCTTTTCAGGAAGCACAAAGTTGGATTGATAAATCTTTAGAGAAAAATGCGGGTTGTAAAAAATCCAAATTGTTAAAAAATGAAATTTACAGCAAAATCAGGTGA
- a CDS encoding glycoside hydrolase family 2 TIM barrel-domain containing protein: MKKMLMLAGLLFTACAALAGPRLRYTINEHWKFFKGECPGAEEPGYDVSRWETVDLPHTWNVADVEDEPYGWYRGAGWYVRDLPIDSLAGDRRIFLSFGAANTVASVWVNGRSAGEPHIGGYTPFAYDVTELLRAGASNRIAVRVDNSYNEQIPPLAADFTFYGGIYRDVELICTDPAHFDVLSAGTGVYLSTPDVSAGSATVEIRSDFRLPEGMRGISLRHTVFDADGRSAASVSEKLKRGQAVSTRTVTLDSPRLWGPDDPYLYSVRSELVGSDGRVLDRVTNPLGVRTFSFDAERGFVLNGEPLKLIGTNRHQDYLHYGNALTAEMHRHDLKLMKEMGSNCLRISHYPHDPAVLEMCDRYGLICFEEIPVICYITCSEEFERNSLSQIGEMIRRDYNHPCIVAWNTSNEVTQPRPESRQWTDVQKEEYDAYLAAFLGRLERFVQDADPTRESMIVLCYDPVTNVRKGFHQAELIGYNKYIGWYEGELGDLQGFLDRYRSAEPGKPMFLSEYGAGADVRIHSFEPSLYDHSEEFQILYFKHHLKVLMENDFVAGATVWNFNDFNSESRVDAIPHINEKALVTADRRPKASYYYYKAVLSKEPFVSIPTQQWKVRGGREDAPDAGVCTQPVEVFANTRQVELFLNGRSLGVQPVEEHCAQFRVPYRSGENVLELHSRSDDGRELRDVLKIDFRMQPYDFRSGRMPFEEIAVNCGSPCFFNDATKNDYLWLPDQPYREGSWGYVGGRVYRRDGKRLGSDHNIMGTALDPLYQTQLRGVESYRFDVPDGNYRLTLLFAELDRASQADRSFDIVVNGRTLAEDVDLAARYGVDRAVSISYDVCSEEGQGIRVDFPVRRGEAVLNGIMLRKVY; encoded by the coding sequence ATGAAAAAGATGCTGATGCTCGCCGGCCTGCTCTTTACGGCCTGCGCTGCGCTTGCCGGTCCCCGGCTCCGCTACACGATCAACGAACACTGGAAATTCTTCAAAGGCGAATGTCCCGGAGCCGAGGAGCCCGGGTACGATGTCTCCCGCTGGGAAACGGTCGATCTGCCTCATACATGGAACGTGGCCGACGTCGAGGACGAGCCGTACGGTTGGTACCGGGGGGCGGGCTGGTACGTGCGCGACCTGCCGATCGACTCGCTCGCCGGAGACCGCCGGATATTCCTCTCGTTCGGGGCGGCCAATACGGTCGCCTCCGTGTGGGTGAACGGCCGTAGCGCGGGCGAGCCGCATATAGGAGGATATACGCCTTTCGCTTACGACGTGACCGAACTGCTTCGTGCCGGTGCCTCGAACCGGATCGCCGTCCGCGTCGACAATTCGTATAACGAGCAGATTCCGCCGCTCGCGGCCGATTTCACGTTTTACGGAGGTATCTACCGCGACGTGGAACTGATCTGCACCGATCCGGCGCACTTCGATGTGCTGAGTGCCGGGACCGGCGTATATCTGAGCACTCCGGACGTTTCGGCCGGGAGCGCTACGGTCGAGATCCGCTCCGATTTCCGTTTGCCGGAAGGTATGCGGGGAATTTCGCTGCGCCACACGGTGTTCGATGCCGACGGACGGAGCGCGGCTTCCGTATCCGAGAAACTGAAGCGAGGACAGGCCGTTTCGACCCGGACCGTGACGCTCGACTCTCCCCGGCTGTGGGGACCCGACGATCCGTATCTGTACAGCGTCCGCTCGGAGCTGGTCGGCTCCGACGGCCGCGTGCTGGATCGCGTGACCAATCCGCTCGGAGTCCGCACGTTCTCGTTCGACGCCGAGCGGGGATTCGTTCTGAACGGCGAGCCGCTGAAGCTGATCGGTACGAACCGGCATCAGGACTATCTGCATTACGGCAATGCGCTGACGGCCGAGATGCACCGCCACGACCTGAAACTGATGAAGGAGATGGGGTCGAACTGCCTGCGCATCTCGCACTATCCGCACGATCCGGCGGTGCTCGAGATGTGCGACCGATACGGCCTGATCTGTTTCGAGGAGATACCGGTCATCTGCTATATCACGTGCAGCGAGGAATTCGAGCGCAACAGCCTGTCGCAGATCGGCGAGATGATTCGGCGCGATTACAATCATCCCTGTATCGTCGCTTGGAACACGAGTAACGAGGTAACCCAGCCGCGTCCCGAAAGCCGGCAGTGGACCGACGTGCAGAAAGAGGAGTACGACGCCTATCTGGCGGCTTTTCTGGGCCGTCTCGAGCGGTTCGTTCAGGATGCCGATCCGACGCGCGAGTCGATGATCGTGCTGTGCTACGATCCGGTGACGAACGTCCGGAAAGGGTTTCATCAGGCCGAGCTGATCGGCTATAACAAGTATATCGGCTGGTACGAGGGCGAGCTCGGCGATTTGCAGGGTTTCCTGGATCGCTACCGGAGCGCCGAGCCCGGCAAGCCGATGTTTCTGTCGGAGTACGGGGCGGGAGCCGACGTGCGCATCCATTCGTTCGAACCTTCGCTGTACGACCACAGCGAGGAGTTTCAGATACTCTATTTCAAGCATCATCTGAAAGTGCTGATGGAGAACGACTTCGTTGCCGGAGCTACGGTCTGGAACTTCAACGATTTCAATTCCGAGTCGCGCGTCGATGCCATTCCGCATATCAACGAGAAAGCGCTCGTCACGGCCGACCGCCGGCCGAAGGCGAGCTATTATTACTATAAGGCCGTGCTGTCGAAGGAGCCTTTCGTATCGATTCCTACGCAGCAGTGGAAGGTCCGGGGCGGACGCGAGGATGCGCCGGACGCCGGCGTCTGCACGCAGCCGGTCGAAGTGTTTGCCAATACGCGGCAGGTGGAGCTGTTCTTAAATGGCCGCAGTCTCGGCGTGCAGCCCGTCGAGGAGCATTGCGCGCAGTTTCGCGTTCCGTACCGTTCCGGCGAGAACGTGCTGGAGCTGCATTCGCGCTCGGACGACGGGCGGGAGTTGCGCGATGTGCTGAAGATCGATTTCCGGATGCAACCCTATGATTTCCGCAGCGGACGGATGCCGTTCGAAGAGATCGCCGTTAACTGCGGCTCGCCCTGTTTTTTCAATGATGCGACTAAAAACGATTACCTGTGGTTGCCCGACCAGCCGTATAGGGAAGGAAGCTGGGGGTATGTGGGCGGCCGCGTCTATCGTCGGGACGGCAAGCGCCTTGGCAGCGATCATAATATCATGGGTACGGCGCTCGATCCGCTGTACCAGACCCAGTTGCGAGGCGTAGAGTCCTATCGTTTCGACGTGCCGGACGGCAACTACCGGCTGACATTGTTGTTTGCCGAGCTCGACCGCGCCTCGCAGGCCGACCGTAGCTTCGATATCGTCGTCAATGGCCGGACGTTGGCAGAGGATGTCGATCTGGCTGCGCGCTACGGAGTCGACCGGGCCGTGTCGATCAGCTACGACGTATGCTCGGAAGAAGGGCAGGGCATCCGTGTCGATTTTCCTGTCCGTCGGGGCGAGGCCGTTCTCAACGGAATCATGTTGAGAAAAGTCTATTAG
- a CDS encoding histidinol-phosphatase: MTRNLTNYHSHCSLCDGRAPMEDFVREAVRRGFASYGISSHAPLPFPAVWTLDRGDVTTYLSEIERLKRSYAGRIELYAGMEIDYLDECDNPASDYFRQLPLNYRIGSVHLMHADDGGIVDIDTSPERFAEMLSGRFGGDLRRLTTAYFDKLIRMVEAGGFDFVGHVDKISYNAERCEPGITSRGWYRDKARECFERIAARGLMVEINTKKYNACGVFFPNREHFGLLRELRIPVLVNSDAHRPELIDDGRHEAMAALREAGIREVIERVGNRWVPVEIVL; encoded by the coding sequence ATGACACGCAATCTTACCAACTATCACAGCCATTGCTCGCTGTGCGACGGGAGAGCACCGATGGAGGATTTCGTGCGCGAGGCCGTGCGCCGCGGATTCGCCTCTTACGGCATCTCCTCGCACGCGCCGCTGCCTTTCCCGGCCGTCTGGACGCTCGACCGGGGCGACGTGACGACCTATCTTTCCGAAATCGAACGGCTTAAGCGTTCGTATGCCGGGCGGATCGAGCTGTACGCCGGCATGGAGATCGATTATTTGGACGAGTGCGACAATCCTGCCTCCGATTACTTCCGGCAGCTTCCGCTCAATTATCGGATCGGGTCGGTCCACCTGATGCACGCCGACGACGGCGGCATCGTCGATATCGATACCTCGCCGGAACGTTTTGCGGAGATGCTGAGCGGGCGTTTCGGCGGCGATCTGCGGCGGCTGACGACCGCCTATTTCGACAAGCTGATCCGGATGGTCGAGGCCGGAGGATTCGATTTCGTGGGTCACGTCGACAAAATATCCTACAACGCCGAACGCTGCGAACCGGGGATCACCTCCCGAGGTTGGTACAGGGACAAAGCAAGGGAGTGTTTCGAGCGGATCGCCGCCCGAGGGCTGATGGTCGAGATCAATACGAAAAAATATAACGCCTGCGGAGTTTTCTTTCCGAACCGGGAGCACTTCGGCCTGTTGCGGGAGCTGCGAATCCCCGTGCTGGTCAACTCCGATGCGCACCGTCCCGAGCTGATCGACGATGGCCGGCACGAAGCGATGGCGGCCCTGAGGGAAGCGGGTATCCGCGAAGTGATCGAGCGCGTCGGGAACCGTTGGGTACCTGTAGAAATCGTTCTGTAA